A genome region from Natronobeatus ordinarius includes the following:
- a CDS encoding complex I subunit 4 family protein, whose amino-acid sequence MMIEALIAVTLVGALVTFVAPNRIAGKLAFVVSLVPVALSLWLFAAFDGSGNALLDGDLAFESQAEWIDLGPYTISWFVGLDGISLPLVILTTVLTTLAIVSSWTPIDDREAQFYGLLLFIEANLIGVFAALDFFLWFIFWEAVLIPMYLMIGVWGGPRRKYAAIKFFVYTNVASLVMFGAFIALVFGLGDAVTSFALPEITEAMLTVGPEGLFGVDGTTLTSLVFVAMFLGFAVKVPVVPFHTWLPDAHVEAPTPASVLLAGVLLKMGTYALLRFNFTMFPQEVVTAFAIPIAAIAVISVIYGAMLALAQTDLKRIVAYSSVSSMGYVILGLIALTQFGVGGATFQMVSHGLISGLMFMAVGVIYNATHTRMVTDMSGMADRMPVAVGILVAGAFGYMGLPLMSGFAAEYFIFFGAFGSESLPYAPIFTALAMFGIVIVAGYLLFALQRAVFGPYRLETDYEVGRAPLHDLAPMFVLLGLIIALGVAPELIFELITDAVDPILEHGGDL is encoded by the coding sequence ATGATGATCGAAGCCCTGATCGCAGTCACGTTGGTCGGCGCGCTCGTGACGTTCGTCGCGCCGAATCGCATCGCCGGTAAACTCGCGTTCGTCGTCAGCCTCGTGCCCGTGGCGCTCTCACTGTGGCTGTTCGCGGCGTTCGACGGGAGCGGGAACGCCTTGCTCGACGGCGACCTCGCGTTCGAATCCCAGGCCGAGTGGATCGACCTGGGGCCGTACACCATCTCGTGGTTCGTCGGACTGGACGGGATCAGCCTGCCGCTCGTGATCCTCACGACGGTGCTCACGACGCTCGCGATCGTGAGTTCGTGGACGCCGATCGACGACCGGGAGGCGCAGTTTTACGGCCTCTTGCTGTTCATCGAGGCGAACCTGATCGGCGTCTTCGCGGCGCTCGATTTCTTCCTCTGGTTCATCTTCTGGGAGGCCGTGCTCATCCCGATGTACCTGATGATCGGCGTCTGGGGCGGCCCGCGCCGGAAGTACGCCGCGATCAAGTTCTTCGTCTACACGAACGTGGCGTCGCTCGTGATGTTCGGGGCGTTCATCGCGCTCGTCTTCGGGCTCGGCGACGCCGTGACGAGCTTCGCCCTGCCCGAGATCACCGAGGCGATGCTCACCGTCGGTCCCGAGGGACTGTTCGGCGTCGACGGCACGACGCTCACGTCGCTCGTGTTCGTCGCGATGTTCCTCGGCTTCGCGGTGAAGGTGCCCGTCGTCCCGTTCCACACCTGGCTGCCGGACGCCCACGTCGAGGCGCCGACCCCCGCGTCGGTGCTGTTGGCGGGCGTCCTGTTGAAGATGGGGACCTACGCGCTGTTACGGTTCAACTTCACGATGTTCCCACAGGAGGTCGTGACCGCCTTCGCGATCCCGATCGCGGCGATCGCCGTCATCAGCGTCATCTACGGCGCGATGCTCGCGCTCGCCCAGACCGACCTCAAACGGATCGTCGCCTACTCGTCGGTGTCGTCGATGGGCTACGTCATCCTCGGGCTGATTGCGCTCACCCAGTTCGGCGTCGGGGGCGCGACCTTCCAGATGGTCAGCCACGGGCTCATCTCGGGGCTGATGTTCATGGCCGTCGGCGTCATCTACAACGCCACCCACACCCGGATGGTTACCGACATGTCCGGAATGGCCGACCGGATGCCGGTCGCCGTCGGCATCCTGGTCGCCGGCGCCTTCGGTTACATGGGCCTGCCGCTGATGAGCGGCTTCGCCGCGGAGTACTTCATTTTCTTCGGCGCCTTCGGCTCGGAGAGCCTGCCGTACGCGCCGATCTTCACCGCGCTGGCGATGTTCGGCATCGTCATCGTCGCGGGCTACCTGCTCTTTGCGCTCCAGCGGGCCGTCTTCGGCCCGTACCGACTCGAGACTGACTACGAGGTAGGCCGTGCGCCGCTGCACGACCTCGCCCCGATGTTCGTCCTGCTCGGACTAATCATCGCGCTGGGCGTCGCCCCGGAGTTGATCTTCGAGCTGATCACGGACGCGGTCGATCCGATTCTGGAGCATGGAGGTGACCTCTGA
- a CDS encoding NADH-quinone oxidoreductase subunit N, which translates to MTLIELPPWTALTPALILALTALALFVVDSINPRATNRTLLAGTATAGALASLGVAVWFTVAGVGQAETGGAIDLFGGQLVVDGMALFFMTVVAVVTAMVAVASYDYMDGHAYQAEYYSLVLLAATGMSTMAAANSLVTIFIALELASLPSYALVAILKDNRGSVEAGLKYFLIGALSSAIMLYGISLVYGATGHLQLEAIANALGDAGAYSGLLGLGVLMVIGGVAFKTASVPFHFWAPEAYEGAPAPISAFLSSASKAAGFVIAFRIFTEAFPIGPMLELGIDWSFAFIVLAIVTMTVGNFAAATQENVKRMLAYSSVGHAGYALIGLAGLGAGSELVFGAAMMHLLVYGFMNTGAFLFVGLAEYWGVGRTFEDYNGLAAQAPIACTALAVFMFSLAGVPPFGGFWSKYFLFTGAVGIGSTSMLVVAAALVVNSALSLYYYARLVKAVWIDDPVTPRESLAQPTGLYVAILFAAVMTVAVLPGFGPIADAASEAAAALVP; encoded by the coding sequence ATGACGCTGATCGAACTCCCACCGTGGACGGCACTCACCCCCGCGCTGATCCTCGCGCTGACGGCGCTCGCGCTCTTCGTCGTCGACAGCATCAACCCGCGAGCGACCAACCGGACGCTGCTCGCGGGAACGGCGACCGCCGGCGCGCTCGCCTCGCTGGGCGTCGCCGTCTGGTTCACGGTCGCGGGCGTCGGCCAGGCCGAGACTGGCGGCGCCATCGACCTCTTCGGCGGCCAGCTGGTCGTCGACGGCATGGCGCTCTTTTTCATGACCGTCGTCGCCGTCGTCACCGCGATGGTCGCCGTCGCCAGCTACGACTACATGGACGGCCACGCCTACCAGGCCGAGTACTACTCGCTCGTCCTGCTCGCGGCGACCGGCATGTCGACGATGGCCGCCGCCAACAGCCTCGTGACGATCTTCATCGCGCTCGAGCTGGCGAGCCTGCCGTCGTACGCGCTGGTCGCAATCTTAAAGGACAACCGCGGCAGCGTCGAGGCCGGTCTGAAGTACTTCCTGATCGGCGCGCTCTCCTCGGCGATCATGCTCTACGGGATCAGCCTCGTCTACGGGGCGACCGGCCACCTCCAGCTCGAGGCGATCGCAAACGCCCTCGGCGACGCCGGAGCCTACAGCGGCCTGCTCGGGCTGGGCGTCCTCATGGTGATCGGCGGCGTCGCGTTCAAGACCGCGAGCGTCCCGTTCCACTTCTGGGCGCCGGAGGCCTACGAGGGCGCACCCGCGCCGATCTCGGCGTTCCTCTCCTCGGCCTCGAAGGCCGCCGGCTTCGTGATCGCCTTCCGCATCTTCACGGAGGCGTTCCCGATCGGGCCGATGCTCGAGCTGGGAATCGACTGGTCGTTCGCGTTCATCGTGCTCGCGATCGTCACGATGACCGTCGGCAACTTTGCCGCCGCGACCCAGGAGAACGTCAAGCGGATGCTCGCGTACTCCTCGGTCGGTCACGCCGGCTACGCGCTGATCGGCCTCGCCGGTCTGGGCGCCGGCAGCGAGCTCGTCTTCGGCGCGGCGATGATGCACCTGCTGGTGTACGGCTTCATGAACACGGGTGCGTTCCTGTTCGTCGGCCTCGCCGAGTACTGGGGCGTCGGGCGCACGTTCGAGGACTACAACGGCCTCGCGGCCCAGGCACCGATCGCCTGCACGGCGCTGGCGGTGTTCATGTTCAGCCTCGCCGGCGTCCCGCCCTTCGGCGGCTTCTGGAGCAAGTACTTCCTCTTCACCGGCGCGGTCGGCATCGGCAGCACGTCTATGCTCGTCGTCGCCGCCGCGCTCGTCGTCAACAGCGCGCTCTCGCTGTACTACTACGCGCGGCTGGTCAAGGCGGTCTGGATCGACGACCCCGTCACGCCGCGTGAGTCGCTCGCCCAGCCGACCGGTCTCTACGTGGCGATCCTCTTTGCCGCCGTCATGACCGTCGCCGTCCTGCCCGGCTTCGGGCCGATCGCCGACGCCGCCAGCGAGGCAGCTGCGGCGCTCGTCCCTTGA
- a CDS encoding DHH family phosphoesterase, with protein MVSRLVLGCGTVGLRIVEQLTDRDGELLVIDDDEDVVTTLREEGVRARAGDPTDPSLLESLEEPAVVCIAGDRTDHNRAALEFVSERFEDAVLVVYGGGNVTEADRRVMASIADHVVDPGDEVAAELLERTVSESSERALALRRQLATIDGRLAVVMHDNPDPDAIASAVALCDLAADVGVDADPCYYGEISHQENRAMVNLLEFDLRNLEPEDSLEGYAGFALVDHSRPGVNDGLPEDLSVDVVVDHHPPRGPVPATFCDLREDAGATSTVLTEYLDRAGVGFDWRTATALLYGIRIDTNDFTREVSSSDFRAAATLSPHVDEGVLQQVESPTVEGETFDTIARAIKNRTREGSVVVASAGRIADRDALPQAADQLLTMDDVDTTLVFGFVDEMVYVSARSRASDVDLGETLRDAYDQIGSAGGHADMAGAQLEIGILGEVNDAGQADSIKSVVEEVITDRFFEAIRTRPGVAVGAYDLTSEWLFVPTEREERKSA; from the coding sequence ATGGTCTCCCGGCTCGTTCTCGGCTGTGGGACTGTTGGACTCCGAATCGTCGAGCAGTTGACCGACCGAGACGGCGAGTTGCTGGTCATCGACGACGACGAAGACGTCGTCACGACCCTCCGTGAGGAGGGCGTTCGAGCCCGAGCCGGCGATCCGACCGATCCGTCCCTCCTCGAGTCCCTCGAGGAGCCGGCGGTCGTCTGCATCGCTGGCGACCGGACGGATCACAACCGGGCTGCCCTCGAGTTCGTGAGCGAGCGGTTCGAAGACGCCGTCCTCGTCGTTTACGGCGGCGGAAACGTGACCGAAGCGGATCGACGGGTAATGGCGTCGATCGCCGATCACGTCGTCGATCCCGGCGACGAGGTAGCTGCGGAACTGCTCGAGCGGACGGTGAGTGAGTCGAGCGAACGAGCACTGGCGTTGCGACGACAGCTCGCGACGATCGACGGACGGCTCGCGGTCGTCATGCACGACAACCCGGACCCCGACGCCATCGCGAGCGCCGTCGCCCTCTGTGACCTCGCCGCCGACGTCGGCGTCGACGCCGACCCCTGTTACTACGGGGAGATCTCACACCAGGAGAACCGGGCGATGGTGAACCTCCTCGAGTTCGACCTCCGGAACCTCGAGCCCGAGGACTCACTCGAGGGGTATGCGGGATTCGCGCTGGTCGATCACTCCCGGCCGGGTGTCAACGATGGATTACCCGAAGATCTCAGCGTGGACGTCGTCGTCGACCACCACCCGCCTCGCGGTCCCGTTCCGGCTACGTTCTGCGACCTCCGCGAGGACGCCGGCGCGACGAGTACGGTGCTCACCGAGTACCTCGACCGGGCCGGCGTCGGCTTCGACTGGCGGACGGCGACGGCACTGTTGTACGGCATCCGGATCGACACGAACGACTTCACGCGCGAGGTTTCCTCGAGTGACTTTCGCGCGGCGGCGACGCTCTCCCCACACGTCGACGAGGGCGTGCTCCAGCAAGTCGAGTCGCCGACGGTCGAAGGCGAGACGTTCGACACGATCGCCAGGGCGATCAAGAACCGGACGCGAGAGGGCTCGGTCGTCGTCGCGAGCGCGGGTCGGATCGCCGATCGCGACGCGCTTCCACAGGCGGCCGACCAGCTACTCACGATGGACGACGTCGACACGACGCTCGTGTTCGGATTCGTCGACGAGATGGTGTACGTCTCGGCGCGATCACGGGCGAGCGACGTCGACCTCGGGGAGACGCTTCGTGACGCGTACGACCAGATCGGCAGCGCCGGCGGACACGCCGACATGGCCGGTGCACAGCTCGAAATCGGTATCCTGGGGGAAGTGAACGACGCGGGTCAGGCGGATTCGATCAAGAGCGTCGTCGAGGAAGTGATCACGGACCGCTTTTTCGAGGCGATACGAACCCGGCCGGGTGTGGCCGTCGGTGCGTACGATCTGACGAGCGAGTGGCTGTTCGTCCCCACCGAGCGAGAGGAACGCAAATCCGCGTAG
- a CDS encoding CBS domain-containing protein encodes MHHASDDGKPRVKEYMTRDVATVSPDATVREVATRIAESNDHSGFPVCERRRVEGFISAQDLLLSDDDDPIFRVMATDIIVAHPEMKVTDAARVILRSGIRKLPVVDDAGNLVGIISNSDVIRSQIERATPEKVVKLMQTLENIHNVEFSQERRTVNLYELIPTQGRVYADELEGRRYELEHGLAEPLVVIDNGGTLLLADGHHRTLAADRLGIDEMDAYVVVVDRRIDLGMARTAEKEGLESLEDIEIVDYARHPLVETTERLKSDQG; translated from the coding sequence ATGCACCACGCGTCGGACGACGGCAAGCCACGGGTAAAGGAGTACATGACGCGAGACGTGGCGACGGTGTCACCTGACGCGACCGTCCGCGAGGTAGCGACGCGAATCGCAGAGAGCAACGACCACAGCGGCTTTCCGGTGTGTGAGCGCCGTCGCGTCGAGGGGTTCATCAGCGCACAGGATCTCCTGTTGTCCGACGACGACGATCCGATCTTCAGGGTGATGGCGACGGATATTATCGTCGCCCACCCCGAGATGAAAGTCACCGACGCCGCCCGCGTCATCCTTCGCTCTGGGATCCGGAAGCTGCCCGTCGTCGACGACGCGGGCAACCTCGTCGGCATCATCTCAAACTCCGACGTCATCCGTAGCCAGATCGAACGGGCGACACCCGAGAAGGTCGTCAAACTCATGCAGACCTTAGAGAACATCCACAACGTCGAGTTCTCACAGGAGCGACGGACCGTCAACCTCTACGAACTCATCCCGACCCAGGGTCGAGTGTACGCCGACGAACTCGAGGGGCGCCGGTACGAACTCGAGCACGGCCTCGCCGAGCCGCTGGTCGTCATCGACAACGGTGGAACGCTGTTGTTGGCCGACGGCCACCATCGGACGCTCGCCGCCGACCGACTGGGAATCGACGAGATGGACGCCTACGTCGTCGTCGTCGACCGGCGGATCGACCTCGGAATGGCCCGGACGGCCGAGAAAGAGGGGCTCGAGTCGCTCGAGGACATCGAAATCGTCGACTACGCCCGCCACCCGCTGGTCGAGACGACCGAACGGTTGAAGTCCGATCAGGGGTGA
- a CDS encoding YncE family protein produces MSDRLVVLNKDSDSVSYLDPNTGDTVAVVETDFNPHEVAISPDGSLTYVTCSLGGALNVIDNESHEVVERFEHELFDFPHGLAVRESADELWLVSTYSSQVFVFDVPTTELLEVFPTYQDKSHMVALSPDESRAYVANIGSDNVTVIDCNDRRIVGDPPVGESPEGIGVDPDTGEVLVANQDDGMLSVLDPETLEETNRAMLGETPIRTVLSPDSRYAFVPNRESNDVSVIDTEFVRNGERRPWEIARIPVGIWPGGTVFDPDGDRAFVANNKTNDVSVIDVDALEEVDRFETELHPDGIAYLAE; encoded by the coding sequence TCGTCGTCCTCAACAAGGATTCGGACTCGGTTTCGTACCTCGACCCCAACACCGGTGACACGGTGGCCGTCGTGGAGACGGACTTCAACCCCCACGAGGTGGCGATCTCTCCGGACGGGAGCCTGACGTACGTCACGTGCTCGCTGGGTGGGGCGCTGAACGTCATCGACAACGAGAGCCACGAGGTCGTCGAGCGATTCGAACACGAGCTGTTCGACTTCCCGCATGGGCTCGCCGTCCGCGAGTCGGCGGACGAACTCTGGCTGGTCTCGACGTATAGCAGCCAGGTATTCGTCTTCGACGTACCGACGACCGAGTTGCTCGAGGTCTTCCCGACCTACCAGGACAAGTCTCACATGGTGGCGCTCTCGCCCGACGAGTCCCGGGCGTACGTCGCCAACATCGGGAGCGACAACGTGACGGTGATCGACTGTAACGACCGCCGGATCGTCGGCGATCCCCCGGTCGGTGAGAGCCCGGAAGGGATCGGCGTCGACCCCGACACCGGCGAGGTGCTCGTCGCCAACCAGGACGACGGGATGCTCTCGGTGCTCGACCCGGAGACGCTCGAGGAGACGAACCGGGCCATGCTGGGTGAGACGCCGATTCGGACCGTCCTCTCTCCCGATAGCCGGTACGCGTTCGTTCCGAACCGCGAGTCGAACGACGTCTCCGTGATCGACACCGAGTTCGTCCGAAACGGTGAACGACGGCCGTGGGAGATCGCACGGATCCCCGTGGGCATCTGGCCGGGCGGCACCGTCTTCGATCCCGACGGCGACCGCGCCTTCGTCGCCAACAACAAGACGAACGACGTCTCCGTGATCGACGTGGACGCACTCGAGGAAGTCGACCGGTTCGAGACGGAACTCCACCCGGACGGGATCGCCTACCTCGCCGAGTGA